The Patescibacteria group bacterium genome includes a window with the following:
- a CDS encoding serine/threonine-protein kinase, translating to METFYINPENKTEQEGGRMETAIFNEDHIEKTVEKIKKSGKKLGEGNYASVLTLPDSSNYCVKINKADSGDENDPIEELDFMEVAKDMGVNVPTPRALVIDGEGKNKNIYTFMDTIDGLCLRDIMESDSLEKIPTTFNFFDFFEKLEADLKKLNETIYHRDIKPENILIDKDGNHWIIDFGQSKWIKDLKLNENMTFAGDLNNLRSTKLLFANFLKSKKMDLKKQSELHQQKKSAA from the coding sequence ATGGAAACTTTTTACATAAATCCGGAAAATAAAACCGAGCAAGAAGGCGGCCGAATGGAAACGGCGATTTTCAATGAAGATCATATTGAAAAAACCGTCGAAAAAATAAAAAAGTCGGGAAAAAAATTGGGCGAGGGGAACTACGCTTCGGTTTTAACGTTGCCCGATTCTTCAAACTATTGCGTCAAAATAAATAAGGCTGACTCGGGCGACGAAAATGATCCTATCGAAGAGCTTGATTTTATGGAGGTGGCCAAAGATATGGGCGTTAACGTTCCGACGCCGCGGGCACTGGTAATCGATGGCGAGGGAAAGAATAAAAACATTTACACTTTTATGGATACTATCGATGGCCTTTGTCTGCGGGACATTATGGAATCTGATTCGCTGGAAAAAATCCCGACCACTTTTAATTTTTTTGATTTCTTCGAAAAGCTTGAAGCTGATTTGAAAAAATTGAACGAAACAATCTATCATCGCGATATCAAACCGGAAAATATATTGATCGATAAGGACGGCAACCACTGGATTATTGATTTCGGGCAGTCAAAATGGATTAAAGATTTAAAGTTAAATGAAAACATGACCTTTGCGGGCGATTTAAATAATCTCCGGAGCACCAAACTCCTTTTTGCCAATTTTTTAAAAAGTAAAAAAATGGATTTAAAAAAACAAAGCGAGCTACATCAACAAAAAAAATCAGCTGCTTAA